A genomic segment from Nicotiana tabacum cultivar K326 chromosome 7, ASM71507v2, whole genome shotgun sequence encodes:
- the LOC107792932 gene encoding protein RADIALIS-like 4, translating into MASNSIRNSWTPQQNKLFERALAQFDKDTPDRWQNVARAVGGGKSVDEVKRHYEILIEDLRRIESGLVPLPTYRNGGTTGVAADEEQRLLRYLNLH; encoded by the exons ATGGCATCAAACTCTATTAGAAATTCATGGACTCCGCAGCAAAACAAATTGTTTGAAAGAGCTTTAGCTCAGTTTGATAAGGACACTCCTGACCGCTGGCAAAATGTGGCTAGGGCTGTAGGAGGCGGAAAATCGGTCGACGAAGTCAAGCGACACTATGAAATCCTTATTGAGGATCTCAGGCGCATTGAATCTGGCCTTGTTCCTCTTCCTACTTACAGGAATGGTGGCACCACTGGAGTTGCAGCCGATGAAGAACAAAG GCTTCTGAGGTATCTGAACCTGCACTAG